A stretch of Halococcus sediminicola DNA encodes these proteins:
- a CDS encoding ABC transporter substrate-binding protein, with protein sequence MSTGTTTQTDTRTRRRFLKTTGAVAGGAALAGCSGGGGGGGSENGSSGTGSAGNGSGNQNASSGQSGGKNANDRLDLVNSTVSSFDPIAASDTASGEVTTQLFDGLMTYPDGAVPVTELIASDYEVSEDYTTYTFSLKEGVKFHNGNEVTANDFVYSYERLAGSPNSQAVADILDSVGIVHETDGDDAYKPKTLATEAVDKYTFRFEIEQPFHAALQVLSNNQFAAVPEGIVGDVEGYEGRMKQGKFANDPIGAGPFRFGNYQSGTSVSVERFDDYHGKGPQIAGVRWQLIEDSSAIYNYVMERNADVFNIPTAQYKQDRASIERTDEKGRRFGTYGPLRNGATVNYLEVPSLSVFYIGFNVPNVPTPVRKATAYALNQATVVDQVFKGRGLPAYHYTIPSIYPGGPDAYEKHAKQNYPYGYNETQLDKARQVMEKAGYGPNNKFTLGLTIYQSETWLETARLLRDQLASAHIEMQIQQTPFSSLLEQVQKGSVDAFTLGWIVPWAAPDAFVKHLNPATSDTSAPSPESYTNRPTDTKNAKRAIDAWKTVQNNTAPTKQAKQARNEAYVTMEEANWETMASLPVYHEVTPRFWHDSVDIPPFGIAGDYKQKFNEVTLG encoded by the coding sequence ATGTCAACTGGTACAACGACACAGACAGACACGCGAACGCGACGACGATTCCTCAAGACGACCGGTGCGGTCGCCGGCGGTGCGGCGCTGGCGGGCTGTTCGGGCGGGGGCGGTGGCGGCGGGAGTGAGAACGGCTCCAGTGGGACTGGCTCCGCGGGGAACGGCTCCGGCAACCAGAACGCCAGCAGCGGGCAGTCCGGCGGCAAGAACGCGAACGACCGCCTCGACCTCGTCAACTCGACGGTCTCGTCGTTCGACCCGATCGCGGCCTCGGACACCGCCTCGGGCGAAGTCACGACGCAGCTGTTCGACGGCCTGATGACGTACCCGGACGGGGCGGTGCCGGTCACCGAACTCATCGCCTCGGACTACGAGGTTTCCGAGGACTACACGACCTACACCTTCTCGCTCAAAGAGGGCGTGAAGTTCCACAACGGAAACGAGGTGACGGCGAACGATTTCGTCTACAGCTACGAACGGCTGGCGGGGTCGCCGAACTCACAGGCGGTCGCGGACATCCTCGACTCGGTCGGTATCGTCCACGAGACCGACGGCGACGACGCCTACAAGCCGAAGACGCTCGCCACGGAGGCGGTCGACAAGTATACGTTCCGCTTCGAGATCGAACAGCCCTTTCACGCCGCGTTGCAGGTGCTCTCGAACAACCAGTTCGCGGCGGTCCCCGAGGGCATCGTCGGCGACGTCGAGGGCTATGAGGGACGGATGAAACAGGGGAAATTCGCCAACGATCCGATCGGTGCCGGGCCGTTCCGGTTCGGCAACTATCAGTCGGGCACCAGCGTCAGTGTCGAACGCTTCGACGACTATCACGGGAAGGGGCCACAGATTGCGGGCGTCCGCTGGCAGCTCATCGAGGATTCGAGCGCCATCTATAACTACGTGATGGAGCGCAACGCCGACGTCTTCAACATCCCGACCGCCCAGTACAAACAGGACAGGGCGAGCATCGAGCGCACCGACGAGAAAGGTCGGCGGTTCGGGACGTACGGCCCGCTGCGCAACGGGGCGACGGTGAACTACCTCGAAGTCCCCTCACTATCGGTCTTCTATATCGGGTTCAACGTGCCGAACGTCCCCACACCGGTTCGGAAGGCCACGGCGTACGCGCTCAATCAGGCCACCGTCGTCGACCAAGTGTTCAAGGGTCGTGGGCTGCCGGCCTACCACTACACGATCCCGAGCATCTACCCCGGTGGGCCGGATGCCTACGAGAAACACGCCAAACAGAACTACCCCTACGGGTACAACGAGACACAGCTCGACAAGGCGCGGCAGGTGATGGAGAAGGCCGGCTACGGCCCGAACAACAAATTCACGCTCGGATTGACCATCTATCAGTCCGAGACGTGGCTCGAAACCGCACGGCTGCTGCGCGACCAGCTCGCGAGCGCCCACATCGAGATGCAGATACAGCAGACGCCCTTTTCCTCGCTGCTCGAACAGGTCCAGAAAGGTAGCGTCGATGCGTTCACGCTCGGCTGGATCGTCCCGTGGGCCGCCCCCGACGCGTTCGTCAAACACCTCAACCCCGCGACCTCCGATACGAGCGCGCCGTCGCCGGAGTCGTACACCAATCGTCCGACCGACACGAAGAACGCAAAGCGCGCCATCGACGCCTGGAAGACCGTCCAGAACAACACCGCGCCGACGAAGCAGGCAAAGCAGGCCCGCAACGAGGCGTACGTGACGATGGAAGAGGCGAACTGGGAGACGATGGCCAGCCTACCCGTCTATCACGAAGTCACGCCACGCTTTTGGCACGACTCGGTCGACATCCCACCCTTCGGCATCGCCGGTGACTACAAACAGAAGTTCAACGAGGTCACCCTCGGGTAG
- the ggt gene encoding gamma-glutamyltransferase, which produces MPEPDLDRFTSRRSTVYANEGIVATSQPLAAEAGIELLREGGNAFDAAVAVAAALNVVEPTSTGLGGDAFALYRTADGEVGAMRACGGAPADATIENVRESLREHENSTEWYPEQRGYAVDGSSDADDLGMPFLGPHTVTVPGSARGWEATVERHGRRSLGDVLQPAIRYATEGYPVSEVIAHHWQSAEELFTDEHAIDAYLNEGTAPAAGERIHLPRLGGSLETIAERGADAVYEGEIGERIVAEVQEKGGFLSEDDLTDFDVEFPEPVSTRYHGSEIYELPPNNQGLIALEALNIADEIDAGEHPLNSPERVHYFAEAMKRAFHDGHRYITDPSYENVPALASREWAERRAAGIDATASDVEFGVPDSHAEDADTVLVCVADREGNVVSFINSLFAGFGSGLVAGDTGIALQNRGASFSLDPEHPNSLAPGKRPFHTLIPGVVDFAPEAENEDWAAFGVMGGFMQPQGHMQVISNLVDHDLPLQAALDRPRWRYREDGSLAVEGRIGGQLATKLTRMGHDTRVLTPTQFGGAQVARTQDGVLSGATEPRKDGTAAGY; this is translated from the coding sequence ATGCCCGAACCGGATCTGGACCGTTTCACCTCGCGGCGCTCGACCGTCTACGCGAACGAGGGTATCGTCGCCACGAGCCAGCCGCTCGCCGCCGAGGCCGGCATCGAACTCCTCCGAGAAGGCGGCAACGCCTTCGACGCCGCCGTCGCAGTCGCCGCGGCGCTCAACGTCGTCGAACCCACCAGTACGGGATTGGGTGGCGACGCGTTCGCGCTCTATCGCACCGCCGACGGCGAGGTGGGCGCGATGCGCGCCTGCGGCGGCGCGCCCGCCGATGCGACCATCGAGAACGTCAGAGAATCGCTGCGCGAACACGAAAACTCCACGGAGTGGTATCCCGAGCAGCGAGGGTACGCGGTCGACGGGAGCAGCGATGCGGACGACCTCGGCATGCCGTTCTTGGGACCTCATACTGTTACTGTGCCGGGCAGCGCGCGCGGCTGGGAGGCGACCGTCGAGCGCCACGGCCGGCGCTCGCTCGGCGACGTACTCCAGCCCGCGATTCGCTACGCGACCGAGGGCTATCCCGTCTCGGAGGTCATCGCCCACCACTGGCAGAGTGCCGAAGAACTGTTCACCGACGAGCACGCCATCGACGCCTATCTCAACGAGGGGACGGCCCCCGCGGCTGGCGAGCGCATCCATCTCCCACGTCTCGGGGGGAGTTTGGAGACGATCGCCGAACGCGGTGCGGACGCGGTCTACGAAGGAGAGATCGGTGAGCGGATCGTCGCCGAAGTCCAGGAGAAAGGTGGCTTCCTCTCCGAAGACGACCTTACAGACTTCGACGTCGAGTTCCCCGAGCCGGTCTCGACGCGCTATCACGGGAGCGAGATATACGAACTTCCGCCGAACAATCAGGGCCTCATCGCGCTCGAAGCACTCAATATCGCCGACGAGATCGACGCCGGCGAGCACCCGCTCAACTCGCCCGAGCGCGTCCACTACTTCGCCGAGGCGATGAAACGCGCCTTCCACGACGGCCACCGCTACATCACCGACCCCTCCTACGAGAACGTGCCGGCGCTCGCTTCGAGAGAATGGGCCGAGCGGCGCGCGGCGGGCATCGACGCGACCGCGAGCGACGTCGAATTCGGTGTCCCCGATAGCCACGCCGAGGACGCCGACACCGTGCTGGTCTGTGTCGCCGACCGCGAGGGCAACGTGGTGTCGTTCATCAACTCGCTGTTCGCCGGGTTCGGCTCCGGACTGGTGGCCGGCGATACTGGTATCGCCCTCCAGAACCGGGGCGCATCGTTCTCGCTCGATCCCGAGCACCCGAACAGTCTCGCGCCCGGCAAGCGCCCGTTCCACACGCTCATCCCCGGCGTGGTGGATTTCGCGCCGGAAGCGGAGAACGAAGATTGGGCGGCCTTCGGCGTCATGGGTGGGTTCATGCAGCCACAGGGCCACATGCAGGTCATCTCCAATCTCGTCGACCACGACCTGCCACTCCAAGCGGCGCTCGACCGCCCGCGCTGGCGCTACCGCGAGGACGGTTCGCTCGCCGTCGAGGGGCGCATCGGTGGGCAACTGGCGACGAAACTCACCCGCATGGGTCACGACACACGGGTACTCACGCCGACGCAGTTCGGCGGTGCACAGGTGGCGAGAACGCAGGACGGGGTGCTTTCGGGCGCAACCGAACCGCGAAAGGACGGGACCGCCGCCGGT